One stretch of Campylobacter sp. CCS1377 DNA includes these proteins:
- a CDS encoding ABC transporter permease, whose protein sequence is MSANFKFQKQEQNDELMVFGIWDKNSIANLNPKDILSQISKQNLILNFENLEDIDMAGVCFFLALEHDLKLQNINTQKSNLRPQFQSLFELCEKNYTRFVPLKKDKLVWSDFFYRLGNFCIQNLKTFQKFIAFSGMVFYTLFYSLFQPKKIRFISFLYHIEYSAFRALPIVALTSLLVGVVLAYQAAYQLEQFGANIFIVDLTGISATREIAPLIAAIVIAGRSASSYTAQIGVMKITDEIDAMNTMGFKSSEFIILPRILALVVAMPLVVALADAVSILGGMIIADLNLDINYNEFMRRFKEAVELKHIIIGLIKAPIFGFLIGIIACFRGFEVKNTTESIGIYTTKSVVNAIFWVIAFDALFSVVLTQMGI, encoded by the coding sequence ATGAGTGCGAATTTCAAATTTCAAAAACAAGAGCAAAACGACGAGCTTATGGTTTTTGGAATTTGGGATAAAAACTCTATTGCAAATTTAAATCCAAAAGATATTTTAAGTCAAATTTCAAAACAAAATTTAATCTTAAATTTTGAAAATTTAGAAGACATTGATATGGCTGGAGTTTGCTTTTTTCTTGCTTTAGAACATGATTTAAAACTTCAAAATATTAACACCCAAAAAAGCAATCTTCGTCCCCAATTTCAAAGCCTTTTTGAGCTTTGCGAGAAAAATTACACACGCTTTGTGCCTTTGAAAAAAGATAAACTTGTTTGGAGTGATTTTTTTTATCGATTAGGGAATTTTTGCATACAAAACTTAAAAACTTTTCAAAAATTCATAGCTTTTAGCGGTATGGTTTTTTATACTTTATTTTATTCTTTATTTCAACCTAAGAAAATCCGCTTTATTTCTTTTTTATATCACATAGAATACTCAGCCTTCAGAGCTTTGCCTATAGTGGCTTTGACTTCTTTATTAGTTGGGGTTGTTTTAGCTTATCAGGCTGCTTATCAACTCGAACAATTTGGGGCAAATATTTTCATCGTTGATCTAACTGGAATTTCAGCCACTAGAGAGATCGCTCCCTTAATTGCCGCTATTGTAATTGCGGGTAGGAGCGCAAGTTCTTATACGGCGCAAATTGGAGTGATGAAAATCACCGATGAAATTGATGCGATGAATACTATGGGTTTTAAATCAAGTGAATTTATCATTTTGCCAAGAATTTTAGCTCTAGTTGTTGCGATGCCTTTAGTTGTTGCTCTTGCTGATGCTGTGAGTATTTTGGGTGGAATGATTATTGCTGATTTAAATTTAGATATTAATTATAATGAATTTATGCGCCGTTTTAAAGAAGCAGTGGAACTAAAGCATATTATTATAGGGCTTATCAAGGCACCTATTTTTGGGTTTTTAATAGGCATTATCGCTTGTTTTAGAGGCTTTGAAGTAAAAAATACCACAGAGAGTATAGGAATTTACACGACAAAAAGTGTTGTAAATGCTATTTTTTGGGTTATAGCTTTTGATGCTTTATTTTCTGTTGTGCTAACGCAAATGGGGATTTAA